Proteins found in one Alkalibacter saccharofermentans DSM 14828 genomic segment:
- a CDS encoding SDR family NAD(P)-dependent oxidoreductase, with the protein MLLKKRVALITGGAMGIGKAIAVDMAKEGAKVVIADISEEAGNSAVAEIKSAGGDAYFVKANVTDMEGLNNAAKEVEDKVGGVDILVINAGISIKKPLDEVDEALWDKIVDINLKGSFLTLKAFVDQVRKSKYGKVIFITSGSALTGTGGGIHYAASKAGQNAMVLNLAKELGPLGINVNAIAPRVIQTEILDHLYPDEESRKKLIEQIPIRKIGQPEDIAYMASFLASDKASYINGQILLLDGGRTHQ; encoded by the coding sequence ATGCTTTTGAAAAAGAGAGTAGCTCTGATAACAGGTGGAGCAATGGGGATAGGCAAGGCAATAGCGGTAGACATGGCTAAGGAAGGTGCAAAGGTCGTAATCGCGGATATTTCAGAAGAAGCGGGCAATTCCGCAGTTGCAGAGATTAAGTCTGCGGGAGGAGATGCTTATTTTGTAAAAGCGAATGTAACAGATATGGAAGGGCTAAATAATGCAGCAAAAGAAGTTGAAGACAAAGTCGGCGGAGTTGATATTCTAGTGATAAACGCTGGGATTTCCATAAAGAAGCCTCTAGATGAAGTTGACGAAGCTCTTTGGGATAAAATCGTTGACATAAACCTCAAAGGCTCATTCTTGACATTGAAGGCTTTTGTAGATCAAGTAAGAAAAAGCAAGTATGGCAAAGTGATTTTCATAACCTCCGGATCAGCTTTAACCGGAACAGGTGGAGGAATACATTACGCAGCTTCCAAAGCCGGTCAAAACGCAATGGTGCTGAATCTAGCAAAAGAGCTAGGGCCTTTGGGTATAAACGTAAACGCCATAGCTCCAAGAGTCATTCAGACTGAGATACTCGACCATCTGTACCCCGATGAAGAGAGCAGAAAAAAGCTGATAGAACAAATACCGATTAGGAAGATTGGCCAGCCGGAGGATATAGCTTATATGGCGTCTTTTCTTGCTTCCGATAAGGCTTCCTATATAAACGGACAGATACTCCTGCTTGACGGAGGAAGGACGCACCAGTAG